The following is a genomic window from Brevibacterium limosum.
TCCACCGCGACGGCGTGGTGGTTGTGTTTGCCGACATCGATGCCGATGAATACGTCGATGTCAGCGTGGTTGGTGATCATGTCACTCATCTTCTTCGACTCATGTGACCGGATAGTGGTTGTGGTTCGGCTGGCCGGTAGTGCTGGGTGGCTCCAAGGTTCGGCATCCACGTTACGGTCGGGCTCAAGGCATGGGTTCTGCCAGTGGTTCTGGCCCCTATCAGCGATTTCCCTGGTGCCTTCGAACCCCGGTGACAACACCCCCCGGATCATGGGTGACTGGGGGTATAAATCATGCCGGGGTCCTCAGGCCAGCGACCCCTTCTATCCTGACGGATGGTGGGGCTAGTTAAAAGGTAACGGGTGCCCGCCGAATATCGGTCACAATCGGATACTCGAGCCGAAACTCAGGTCACAATCGGATACTCCGCGCGCCGGCGCCGAAAAAGTATCCGAAGGCGACCACTGTTTCCGACCCACTGTCCGAAAGTGACCACCTCTCGGCCGAGGGCCCGGGATCGGCCGAACTCTCGGCATCGGCTGACAGCCTCCGATCACGGCCCACCACACCACTCAGCACTCGCCCTCATCGGGCAGAGAACCTCCGCGCCGCCCTCACCGGGAAGAGAACCTCCGTGCCGCCATCAACCCGAACACACAGACGAACGCCACCCCGATGGCAAAGATCGTCGTCGCATTCGCCAACCCCACAGTGGCGGCGAGGGATCCGGCACCGATGGCCGGCACCGACATGAACACGTAGGCGAGGATGAAGTACGAGGTGGTCGCCTCGGTGCGGTGCTCGGGTGCGGTCACCGCAGTGATCGCGCGCATCCCGGTCATGAATACGAGCCCCTGTCCGGCTCCGGCCAGCACAGAGGAGGCGATGAGCACTGTCAGCGAGCTGACCAGGAGCGCGGCCACGAGGGCGCCCATGCTCACGATCATCGTCACTGTCCCGCCGATGATGAGCCGGCGGTCGCTGAGTGCGCGGAAGACCAGCTGCGCGCTCGCCGAGGCGCCGAAGAGGAGGAACACGACGGTGCCGGTGACCGCGGTCGACGTCACGTGCAGGGTCTGGCCGATGAAGCTCGGTGCGATCGCCGAATACAGTCCGCATACCGCAAATCCCGTGATCGCCCCAGGTGAGGCAGCCAGGAACATCCGTTTCGCCGAGGCGGGAATCCCCGGCAGCTGCAGCCGCACGGCACCCCGGTTGCCTCGCATCTGCCCGCCCGTGCGGTCGCGGACGAGGAGCAGCGCGACCCCGGCGATGACCAGCATGATCGCATTGACGAGGAACGGTGTGAACAGGGGTGCGGGTGCGAAGCCGGCGAGCAGGCCGGAAGACAGAATTCCGAGTCCCAGGCCGCCCATATTCGCCGCCGTCGCCAGGGACCCGGCGAGCCGTTCGCGGCCGACCGGGGCGTTCTCGAGCACGGTGACGGTGGCCGTGGACGTGAAGATCCCCGCCGCGAGCCCGGAGAGGACGCGTCCGGTCAGCAGCAGGCCGACGTCGGAGCCGATGAGGAAGAGAATCGCCGAGGCAATTGAGAAGATCACCCCGAGGCTGAGCACCGGACGCCGCCCCAGTCCGTCGGAGAGGCGACCGAAGACGACGAGCGCGGCGATGACCCCGACCGCGTAGATCGCGAAGAGCTGCGTGGTGAACGCGGTGCCGAACC
Proteins encoded in this region:
- a CDS encoding MFS transporter; translated protein: MGIGVPAYNRRRLVALRWDPEAGKAVRLMAEEAPAANRRDPESRAATGWGLAASVYIFTVVMMGTTLPTPLYPLYEERFGFGTAFTTQLFAIYAVGVIAALVVFGRLSDGLGRRPVLSLGVIFSIASAILFLIGSDVGLLLTGRVLSGLAAGIFTSTATVTVLENAPVGRERLAGSLATAANMGGLGLGILSSGLLAGFAPAPLFTPFLVNAIMLVIAGVALLLVRDRTGGQMRGNRGAVRLQLPGIPASAKRMFLAASPGAITGFAVCGLYSAIAPSFIGQTLHVTSTAVTGTVVFLLFGASASAQLVFRALSDRRLIIGGTVTMIVSMGALVAALLVSSLTVLIASSVLAGAGQGLVFMTGMRAITAVTAPEHRTEATTSYFILAYVFMSVPAIGAGSLAATVGLANATTIFAIGVAFVCVFGLMAARRFSSR